Proteins encoded together in one Papaver somniferum cultivar HN1 unplaced genomic scaffold, ASM357369v1 unplaced-scaffold_21, whole genome shotgun sequence window:
- the LOC113340268 gene encoding putative pentatricopeptide repeat-containing protein At3g49142 produces MIVKSNIFRVARNFTTSTQFSPRITKPEKPILTEELCNQFLDKKPDLLTLRKLHSKIIVDDQLNSNSSLGLKLMRAYSACKQPAITRQLFDEIPDRNVVFFNVMIRSYVNNHYFQDAIFVYKNISSHGIQPDNYTYPCVLKACSCSSNLQVGIQIHGAVIKVGLDSNLFVVNGLIAMYGKCDSVLEARMVLDGMNQRDVVSWNSMVAGYAQNGRFNEALEICKEMKLERLRPDAGTMASLSPAITSTLPENISFVKAMFDEMSDKGLVSWNVMIAVYVNNSMPDEAIELYSQMEIHGIEPNVVTIATILPACGDLSAFMQGKKIHEYVVRKKLAPNLVLENALIDMYAKCGCLVEARKIFGQMRNRDIVTWTSLISAYGMSGQGRDAVDLFSKMLDSGLIPDQIAFVSVLSACSHSGLLTEGRHYYKVMTDEYKIVPRIEHFSCMVDLLGRAGNIDEAYNFVKQMPLEPNERIWGALLSACRVHSNMEIGLVAADRLFQLSPEQAGYYVLLSNIYAKAGRFEDVTTVRSIMKSKGIQNLPGCSVVELGNKVYSFLVGDRSHLQSEQIYAELDVLFGKMKELGYVPETDSALHDVEEEEKECHLAIHGEKLAIAFALINTEPGSPIRITKNLPICGDCHIAAKLISKITERGIIVRDTNRFHHFRVGECSCGDYW; encoded by the coding sequence ATGATTGTTAAATCAAATATCTTCAGAGTTGCTCGAAACTTTACAACATCCACTCAGTTCTCCCCGAGAATCACAAAACCAGAGAAACCAATTTTAACTGAAGAGTTGTGTAATCAGTTTTTAGATAAAAAACCAGATTTATTAACGTTAAGGAAGCTTCACTCAAAGATCATAGTTGATGATCAATTGAATTCGAATTCATCTTTGGGTCTTAAACTGATGAGAGCTTACTCTGCTTGTAAACAACCAGCAATTACCCGTCAACTGTTCGATGAAATTCCTGATAGAAATGTTGTTTTCTTTAATGTCATGATCAGAAGTTATGTTAACAATCATTACTTTCAAGACGCTATTTTTGTTTATAAGAACATATCTAGTCATGGAATTCAGCCTGATAATTACACATATCCTTGTGTGCTGAAAGCTTGTTCTTGCTCGAGTAATTTACAGGTTGGGATTCAGATACATGGTGCTGTTATCAAAGTTGGACTGGATTCAAATCTGTTTGTTGTGAATGGCTTAATTGCAATGTACGGGAAATGTGATTCTGTTCTTGAAGCAAGGATGGTTCTTGATGGTATGAATCAAAGAGATGTTGTTTCTTGGAATTCTATGGTTGCTGGGTATGCCCAAAATGGGCGGTTCAATGAAGCGCTGGAAATCTGTAAAGAAATGAAGTTGGAAAGACTAAGGCCTGATGCTGGAACTATGGCTAGTCTCTCACCAGCTATAACAAGTACTTTACCTGAAAATATTTCTTTCGTTAAGGCGATGTTTGATGAAATGTCAGATAAAGGTTTGGTTTCTTGGAATGTGATGATAGCCGTATATGTGAATAATTCGATGCCTGATGAAGCTATTGAGCTTTATTCGCAGATGGAAATTCACGGAATAGAACCTAATGTTGTTACTATTGCTACTATTCTTCCTGCTTGTGGGGATTTATCAGCTTTCATGCAAGGAAAAAAGATTCATGAGTATGTTGTCAGAAAAAAACTTGCTCCAAATTTGGTCCTGGAGAATGCTTTAATTGATATGTATGCTAAATGTGGGTGTTTAGTAGAAGCGAGAAAAATATTTGGTCAGATGAGAAACCGGGATATTGTTACATGGACTTCCCTGATTTCTGCTTATGGTATGAGCGGCCAAGGTCGTGATGCGGTTGATCTTTTCTCAAAAATGCTGGATTCCGGTTTGATTCCAGATCAAATTGCAtttgtttctgtcttgtctgCCTGCAGCCATTCGGGTTTATTGACAGAGGGTCGGCATTACTATAAAGTGATGACTGATGAATACAAAATAGTCCCAAGAATAGAGCATTTTTCTTGTATGGTTGATCTTTTAGGTCGTGCAGGGAATATCGATGAAGCTTATAATTTTGTCAAGCAGATGCCACTTGAACCAAATGAGAGAATCTGGGGAGCTTTATTAAGTGCTTGCAGAGTTCACTCCAATATGGAGATTGGGCTAGTTGCTGCGGATCGTCTTTTCCAGTTGTCTCCCGAGCAGGCTGGATATTATGTGTTGCTATCCAATATATATGCAAAAGCTGGTAGATTTGAAGATGTTACAACTGTTCGGTCGATCATGAAGAGCAAAGGAATCCAGAATCTGCCCGGTTGCAGCGTTGTTGagcttggtaataaagtttaTAGTTTTCTAGTTGGAGACCGTTCGCATCTGCAATCAGAACAAATTTATGCCGAGTTAGATGTATTATTTGGTAAAATGAAAGAACTAGGGTATGTTCCTGAGACAGATTCTGCTCTCCATgatgtggaggaggaagaaaaagaatGCCATTTAGCAATCCACGGTGAGAAGTTAGCTATTGCTTTTGCATTGATAAATACGGAGCCAGGGTCACCTATCAGGATTACCAAGAACCTACCAATTTGTGGTGACTGTCATATTGCTGCTAAGCTCATCTCCAAGATCACTGAACGTGGAATTATTGTTCGTGACACTAACCGGTTTCACCACTTCCGAGTTGGGGAATGCTCATGTGGGGATTACTGGTAA